A region of Thermobifida halotolerans DNA encodes the following proteins:
- a CDS encoding thioester domain-containing protein — MPSLFSHVRRGLAASVAAVLIGWALPVPAAAESTSIARVEREGVPGENVHFATGESATTTLFDLRVDDDTTVAAYCVDVSRNVDHRAAYAAAEWPDLPGAANAGEIVWIVRNSYPTLSLELLAAESGIDDLSAEQAIAGTQAAIWHLTNGTQLPTDSSDGRNSAQVRELYRYLLDNAVDSAEPDSALALSPTEVVGEASASLGPLTVHTTSETPVRLTVNGVREAALVDADGAPVTEARDGDEVLFVLPVTAEEGSATVYAHTEEAEVRPGLVYSGKDGVQTQPLVVAGTATASLTVSAKVSWNAAGPAETPDAPAAASPSQTAPSAPQSAPGGSAAPSPSPPLPAAAPVIAEDKRVDSDLPITGTWLGAVVAVALVLLGAGAVTILLARRGER, encoded by the coding sequence ATGCCCAGCCTCTTCTCCCACGTTCGGCGTGGACTGGCCGCCTCGGTCGCGGCCGTCCTCATCGGCTGGGCGCTTCCCGTCCCGGCCGCCGCCGAGTCCACCTCCATCGCGAGGGTGGAGCGGGAGGGCGTCCCCGGCGAGAACGTCCACTTCGCCACCGGCGAGTCGGCCACCACCACGCTGTTCGATCTGCGGGTCGACGACGACACGACGGTGGCGGCCTACTGCGTGGACGTGAGCCGCAACGTCGACCACCGGGCCGCCTACGCCGCGGCCGAGTGGCCGGACCTGCCCGGCGCGGCCAACGCGGGCGAGATCGTCTGGATCGTCCGCAACTCCTATCCCACGCTGTCCCTGGAACTGCTGGCGGCCGAGAGCGGGATCGACGACCTCAGCGCCGAGCAGGCGATCGCGGGAACCCAGGCGGCGATCTGGCACCTCACCAACGGCACGCAACTGCCGACCGACAGCTCGGACGGCCGCAACTCCGCGCAGGTGCGCGAACTCTACCGGTACCTGCTGGACAACGCCGTCGACTCGGCCGAACCGGACTCCGCGCTGGCCCTCAGCCCGACCGAGGTCGTGGGCGAGGCCTCCGCGTCGCTGGGGCCGCTGACCGTACACACCACGAGCGAGACGCCGGTGCGGCTGACCGTGAACGGGGTGCGGGAGGCCGCACTGGTCGACGCCGACGGCGCTCCGGTCACCGAGGCCCGCGACGGGGACGAGGTCCTGTTCGTCCTTCCCGTGACCGCGGAGGAGGGCTCCGCCACGGTCTACGCGCACACCGAGGAGGCCGAGGTGCGCCCCGGTCTTGTCTACTCCGGCAAGGACGGCGTGCAGACCCAGCCTCTGGTGGTGGCGGGGACGGCGACCGCCTCGCTCACCGTCTCGGCGAAGGTGAGCTGGAACGCGGCCGGTCCGGCGGAGACCCCTGACGCGCCCGCCGCCGCGTCCCCGTCCCAGACGGCTCCGTCCGCACCGCAGTCCGCCCCCGGGGGCTCCGCCGCCCCGTCGCCGTCCCCGCCCCTGCCCGCCGCCGCGCCGGTCATCGCCGAGGACAAGCGCGTCGACTCCGACCTGCCGATCACCGGCACGTGGCTGGGGGCGGTGGTGGCCGTGGCGCTGGTGCTGCTGGGCGCGGGCGCGGTGACCATCCTGCTGGCCCGGCGCGGGGAGCGGTGA